Genomic DNA from Sphingobium sp. WTD-1:
GATACCGGCAGGCGGGCACGGGTCGCGATGGCGAGGTGGATGGCATCGTCATAATCGCCGACATCATCGGCGCTGACGTCCGCCTCGACCGGGCCGTCGCCTTCGAGCAGGAAATAGGCGGGCAGGATACCGGCCAGCCGGGCCAGGCGCAGGGCGGCCTTGGCCGCCTGGGGCGCCGGCAAGGCCCGCGCACGGAACGGCCCCTTGAGCGGCGAGGCGAGGTCCAGCACCGGATCGGAAATCGAGGTCGCGACATCCGCGTCGATCCACGGCGCTCGTTCGATCAGTACCGGCAGGTCGGGATCGGCCGCCGCCAGCTGGTTGGCGAGCTTCAGCGTCTCGGCGCGGGCGGCAGAAATCAGGATATCGGCCTGCCCCTGCGGATCGAAATCGGCCAGCGTCACCGCATCCGCACCCTCGATCGCCATCAGCCGGATCGCGCCATCGGGCGCGGTCAGGCGGATCGCCCAGCCGCGACGCAGCGCATCGATGGCGCGGGCAGCGTCCCGCCCGTTCATCAGAAGGCGAACTCGGTGATGATCGGGATATGATCGGACGGCTTTTCCCAGCTGCGCGCGGGTTCGACGACACGGTGAGCGACCGCCTTGTTGGCGATATCCTTGGTCATCCACATATGGTCGAGGCGACGGCCGCGATCCGACGCCGCCCAATCCTTCGCGCGATAGCTCCACCAGGTGTAGAGACGCGCCGGGGCAGGGTGGAAATGGCGGCCGATATCGACCCAGTCGTTCGACGCCTGCAACCGGCCCAGCAGTTCGCATTCTTGAGGCGTATGGCTGACCACGTCGAGCAGCTGCTTGTGGCTCCAGACGTCGCATTCCAGCGGCGCGATGTTGAAGTCGCCGGTCAGGATGGTCGGCTTGTTGTCGAGCGCGCCGGACCATTCGATCATCCGCTCGATAAAGTCGAGCTTCTGGCCGAATTTGGGATTGACCGTGCGGTCGGCGACATCGCCGCCGGCGGGAACATAGACATTCTCGATCCGCACACCATTGTCGAGGCGGATGCCGACATGGCGGGCTTCGCCATTGGCCTGCCAGTCAAACCGGTCATCCTCATGGATCGGCACCTTGCTCATGATCGCAACACCATGATGCATGCGCTGACCGTTCAGCACCTGATGGACATAGCCCAGGCGCTTGAACATGTCGGTGGGGAAAATCTCGTTCACCACCTTGGTTTCCTGCAGGCAGAGAATGTCGGGCGCTTCTTCGGTCAGGAAGCGTTCGACGATGTCGATCCGGGCGCGGACGCTGTTGATGTTCCAGGATGCAATCGAAAGGGTATCGGCCATGAAAAGCACCTAGGGTGCCGCGCGCCCGCGCGCAAGCGCCGGACAAAGTAAGACCCCCGCTCCGGGGGCGTGGAACGGGGGTCTCGATCGCGCCCTTGAAGCGCTTTGCGACGGGAGCGGTGTGCCGGGTAACAGGGGGGAAATCCCGGTCTGCGTCTCTCGCCGTGATCTCTATCTAGGCGATCCGATATGAGCGGCAGATGAACGATGGCAGAAAGTTTTCAGCCCATCGTTCCTGCGGCCCGCCCTAGCCGTTCGGACGGCCGCGCGGACGCGGATCGGTCCAGCGGAAGGCGGAATCAGCAACCGGCACGCCATATTGCTGGTTCGACAGACGCACCGCCGTGCGATTATTCTGCGCGTCGAGCGCGACCCAGCCATACAGCTCCAGCCCGGCCGGCGACGCAGGCTTGCGCTTGAAGATCATGGTGATGGTGCCGAATTCGGGCCGCTTGGGGTCTTTCGCCTGCACGCTCAGCACGGTCGGGTCGCCGGTGGGCACGACGGTGCCGAATTTCGACAGATCCTTGGTCGGGTCGATCAGCGCGGCCAGCGGCGAATTGCCGATCGGCCAGCGCTGCACCTGGCGCACCTCATAGTCGATCAGGGTCAGCGCCTTGCCATCACCCACGATCAGCAGCGGCACGCCCTTTTCATATTGGAAGCGGATCTTGCCCGGCTGCTTCAGGGTCAGCTTGCCGGTCAGCACCTGGCCATTGCGGTCGGTCTGGCTGAAATCGGCGGTCAGGGTGGTGACGGCGCGGATATAGGCGTTGACCTGATTGAGGTCGGACGGTGCCGCCTGCTGGGCAAGGGCATAGCCCGCCGGCACCGCAACCAGCGCGGTGGCGAGGGACAGGGCGACAGGCGCGAGGATGCGCTTCATGCAATCATCTCCGGGTTGTTCGGAAAAGGGGGCATAGGAGGTGGGGCTTGAACCCGCTGTGAACCTTGCTGTTCCATCGAAGGGAAAGGATCGATCGGAAAGACCAGACGGGGGAGAGCGGCCGTGAAATGGCTGGCTCGATCCCCCGTGCTCCCGCCTCGCCATGCCGGTCTTACCGGCGGCACCGCTCCAATTATGTTTATCGGCGCGGCAGCAGCGACGCCTGCCTAGACCGATTCGCAGATAAAAAAAAGGCTGATCCGAAGACCAGCCTGAAAAGTTTTTAGGAGAGGATGCCTGAAAGGCCTGTTCCTAATGGCTCAAAGCCTATGCTCCGACAAATGCGAAGGCCGCAAGCATGGTTGCACGGAACGCAATCGCCCAAGAAAATCAGGCATTTCGTAACGTCAGAGCGGATTTCCATTCTCGTCACGCAGCACTTCGCGGCGGCCGACATGGTTGGGCGGGCCGACCAGCCCTTCTTCCTCCATCCGTTCGATCAGGCGTGCGGCGCTGTTGTAGCCGACTCGCAGCTGGCGCTGCAGCCAGCTGGTGGAGGCCTTCTGATTCTCGAACACCAGCTGGCAGGCCTTGCGGAACAGCTGCGCGTCCGGGCTGTCATCGCCCAGGTCAACGCCGTCGAGCGCGAAGCTGCCTTCTTCGGGTTCTTCCGTGACCGCCTGGATATAATCGGGCGATCCCTGCGCGCGCCAATGATCGGCGACCACGCGCACTTCATCGTCCGAAACGAAAGGACCATGGACGCGCATCAGGCCCTTGCCGCCATGCATGTAGAGCATGTCGCCCTTGCCCAGCAGCTGTTCGGCGCCTTGTTCGCCCAGGATGGTGCGGCTATCGATCTTGCTGGTCACGAAGAAGCTGATACGGGTCGGCAGGTTCGCCTTGATGACGCCGGTGATGACGTCGACCGAAGGCCGCTGGGTCGCGAGGATCAGGTGGATGCCTGCAGCACGCGCCTTCTGCGCCAGACGCTGGATCAGGAATTCGACTTCCTTGCCCGCCGTCATCATCAGGTCGGCCAGCTCGTCGACCACCACCACGATCTGTGGCAGCGGTTGGAAATCCAGCTGCTCTTCCTCATAGATCGGCTTGCCGCTCTCGGGGTCATAACCGGTCTGGACACGGCGGCCGAGCGGCTTGCCCTTGGCCTTCGCGGCGCGAACCTTCTCGTTGTAATTGGCGAGGTTGCGGACCGAGATCGACGCCATCATACGATAGCGATCCTCCATCTGCTCCACCGCCCATTTGAGCGCGCGGATCGCCTTGCTCGGCTCGGTCACGACCGGGGCGAGCAGATGCGGGATGTCGTCATAGGTCGACAGTTCCAGCATCTTGGGATCGATCATGATCAGGCGCAGCTGGTCCGGCGTCATGCGGTAGAGCAGCGACAGGATCATGGCGTTGAGGCCGACCGACTTACCCGAACCGGTGGTACCCGCGATCAGCAGATGCGGCATCGGCGCCAGATCGGCGATGATCGGCTCACCCGAGATATTCTTGCCCAGGATGATCGGCAGGGTCGCTTCCGCACCGAACTGCTCGCTGGTGATGAGTTCGCGGAAGGACACGCCCTCGCGATTGGTGTTGGGCAGCTCGATGCCGATGACGGTGCGGCCGGGAATGGTGGCGACGCGCGCCGACAGCGCCGACATGTTGCGGGCGATATCGTCGGCCAGCGCGATCACGCGGCTCGCCTTGATGCCCGGTGCCGGCTCCAGCTCATACATGGTGACGACGGGACCGGGGCGAACCTCGACGATATTGCCTTTCACATGGAAGTCGTCGAGAACGCTCTCCAGCAGGCGGGCGTTGCGTTCCAGCGCCGCCTTGTCGATCTTCTGGCCCTGATTGGCGGGGATGGGGTTGAGCAGGTCGGCCGACGGCAGCGAGCTGTGGCCGAACAGATCATCCTGCGACACCGGCGCGGTCGAGCGCTGCACCGGGGCGGGCTTGGGCGCCTGGATGGTAATCGGCGGCTTGGGCTCGTTCGACACCTGCTTGCGCGGCGCGATCACCCGTTCGACCGGGCCGTCATCATCCTCGCCCAGATCGACCGCTCCTCCCTGTCCCGCAAAGGCGAGCGAGGGGCGCGGCAGGCTGAGCCGGGGCAGGGTCGGGCGGCGGATGGTGAAGATCGGCTTTTCCAGCGCCAGGCTGCGATACCAGACGAACAGGCCGGTCAGCATGGTCAGGACCACCAATATGCCGATGATCCAGCCCTGCGCAGCCGGCGCCTGGGCGGTCAGGCTCATCACCCCCTTGGCGGTGACAAGGCCGATCATGCCGCCCCAGCCGGAGGGCAGGCCGACCAGCGGATCGGGCTGGAACAGGGCCAGAGCGATGCCGATCAGGATAATGCCGACCAGGCATTTGCCGAACTGCGCCTTCCATCCGATGATTTCATGATCGCCCCACAAGCGACGGGCAGTAATCCCCATCAGCGGCAGCAGCAGCGCTATCGGTACGCCGAACAGCAACAGCAGCATGTCGGCCACCATGGCGCCGGGCGCGCGCATGATATTGGCAACATGATCGCCCGCCACCGTGTTCATCGACGGGTCGCTGGGCTGATAGCTCAGCAGCGCCAGCGCCAGGAACAGGGTCGCCAGAAACAGCGAGATCGCCCCGATCAGCGCGCCGCTGCGCACGATGCTGCGCTTGAGCATTTCGCGCCATTCCGGCGCGCGCTTGGCTCCGCGGCTGACAGCCATGGTCAAATGTCC
This window encodes:
- a CDS encoding DNA translocase FtsK 4TM domain-containing protein codes for the protein MAVSRGAKRAPEWREMLKRSIVRSGALIGAISLFLATLFLALALLSYQPSDPSMNTVAGDHVANIMRAPGAMVADMLLLLFGVPIALLLPLMGITARRLWGDHEIIGWKAQFGKCLVGIILIGIALALFQPDPLVGLPSGWGGMIGLVTAKGVMSLTAQAPAAQGWIIGILVVLTMLTGLFVWYRSLALEKPIFTIRRPTLPRLSLPRPSLAFAGQGGAVDLGEDDDGPVERVIAPRKQVSNEPKPPITIQAPKPAPVQRSTAPVSQDDLFGHSSLPSADLLNPIPANQGQKIDKAALERNARLLESVLDDFHVKGNIVEVRPGPVVTMYELEPAPGIKASRVIALADDIARNMSALSARVATIPGRTVIGIELPNTNREGVSFRELITSEQFGAEATLPIILGKNISGEPIIADLAPMPHLLIAGTTGSGKSVGLNAMILSLLYRMTPDQLRLIMIDPKMLELSTYDDIPHLLAPVVTEPSKAIRALKWAVEQMEDRYRMMASISVRNLANYNEKVRAAKAKGKPLGRRVQTGYDPESGKPIYEEEQLDFQPLPQIVVVVDELADLMMTAGKEVEFLIQRLAQKARAAGIHLILATQRPSVDVITGVIKANLPTRISFFVTSKIDSRTILGEQGAEQLLGKGDMLYMHGGKGLMRVHGPFVSDDEVRVVADHWRAQGSPDYIQAVTEEPEEGSFALDGVDLGDDSPDAQLFRKACQLVFENQKASTSWLQRQLRVGYNSAARLIERMEEEGLVGPPNHVGRREVLRDENGNPL
- the xth gene encoding exodeoxyribonuclease III, producing the protein MADTLSIASWNINSVRARIDIVERFLTEEAPDILCLQETKVVNEIFPTDMFKRLGYVHQVLNGQRMHHGVAIMSKVPIHEDDRFDWQANGEARHVGIRLDNGVRIENVYVPAGGDVADRTVNPKFGQKLDFIERMIEWSGALDNKPTILTGDFNIAPLECDVWSHKQLLDVVSHTPQECELLGRLQASNDWVDIGRHFHPAPARLYTWWSYRAKDWAASDRGRRLDHMWMTKDIANKAVAHRVVEPARSWEKPSDHIPIITEFAF
- a CDS encoding outer membrane lipoprotein carrier protein LolA; the protein is MKRILAPVALSLATALVAVPAGYALAQQAAPSDLNQVNAYIRAVTTLTADFSQTDRNGQVLTGKLTLKQPGKIRFQYEKGVPLLIVGDGKALTLIDYEVRQVQRWPIGNSPLAALIDPTKDLSKFGTVVPTGDPTVLSVQAKDPKRPEFGTITMIFKRKPASPAGLELYGWVALDAQNNRTAVRLSNQQYGVPVADSAFRWTDPRPRGRPNG